The Branchiostoma floridae strain S238N-H82 chromosome 8, Bfl_VNyyK, whole genome shotgun sequence genome has a segment encoding these proteins:
- the LOC118421697 gene encoding titin-like isoform X2, whose translation MWSTRVSATYQTEPHEMDSLVSGAKFFKVKEAKGMKMKSVLLGISKTDIIKMDKKTNEILETWPLEDVKRWAGSSKSFALDFGDEKYTVRTPEGDGERMSRLVSKNKPATLPRAMSPPDPNSPMWKSSTLPPSNGSSPGWNTPLPTPMVPKNLIIDRSPRMVVEPSTVPAPATATIIEKKPEPTRKRPARDPSPEPDKQSSTESIDVYSPPKYETVQYETITHETVLNHEPPVKKVSITTNTNKKQEPKKIVKYDIQKTEGKAIINLPPPEKKKKKQETKYEYIVEQHTKEVHYGIEKISGKSIINLDALKPKKKKPDRSDPDDDIDEKRRQLRKNLEQPQVSRQVVNVPDDKDLNKDNLEPTFTAFFRHLGEGEPITPIEEENEIAEAPETELEPMEKEEPEDKVKERVEKEHVDPVNEEFFKTMNEVFLKSIEMPTIKRTMVPIVPTVEDEAVEEDIAVDDVTLNFCAFFRKYGDLEPAEVPEVELDEKEPTEMPELDVPELVVEDEIIPEKVVNEKKIEPEIVYPVYDEFFRSYPEMIPPKEEPEEKVGAPEETEGVAEEKEEPKPQLLLRRKQEEPEHVQTRRIYATPAPGADGEEASPAPEGLSSSSNITVTTMKSVHTNSLQGLDPRQRRVVVPNPPEDDPLTDAKLRLVKETREFHRSATKVVIITKTSTSKVTIVSASEKISEKIVSKLISAEHFSKAETLAESKEKVEVAGIEIKSLAKEVSARAKGVNNEVSELVVGYSEELEEMLEVAIEFCEMCTDKEQMEYVLKLVKEVCIAASTLLNNARKLIEEPDKPRHKIDLAMSAKGVTNNINDFLDAVLNWPIDKKYDGFDAQARTDLPQGIGRPDLMDTLGLKDKDRNNDTNLQRQLRDKAEDLENYWKDGDPNYKGYQYPTYKDEIYGGGSGNSGGNGSNNKDGIYGGGSGNSEKNDSTNKDGIYGGGSGNSGKNAYDSNNKPRGTVI comes from the exons ATGTGGAGCACAAGGGTTAGTGCGACTTATCAAACAGAACCACACGAAATG GATTCGCTGGTCAGTGGGGCCAAGTTCTTCAAGGTCAAG GAGGCGAAGgggatgaagatgaagagcgtgCTCCTGGGCATCAGTAAGACTGACATCATCAAGATGGACAAGAAGACCAATGAGATCCTAGAAACCTGGCCACTGGAGGACGTCAAGAGGTGGGCGGGGTCGTCCAAGAGCTTCGCCCTG GATTTTGGCGATGAGAAGTACACTGTGCGTACTCCAGAGGGTGATGGTGAGCGCATGTCCAGACTGGTGTCCAAGAACAAGCCGGCCACTCTCCCTAGGGCT ATGTCACCTCCCGACCCGAACAGCCCTATGTGGAAGTCCAGCACCTTACCGCCGTCGAACGGCAGCAGCCCCGGGTGGAACACCCCACTACCGACCCCCATGGTGCCGAAAAACCTGATCATCGACAGGTCACCAAGGATGGTCGTGGAACCCTCTACTGTCCCCGCTCCTGCTAC GGCCACCATCATCGAGAAGAAACCTGAACCGACGCGCAAGAGGCCGGCCCGTGATCCTTCACCGGAACCTG ATAAGCAGTCTTCTACGGAAAGCATTGACGTG tatTCGCCACCTAAGTATGAAACCGTGCAGTATGAAACCATAACGCATGAAACAGTGCTGAACCATGAGCCTCCCGTGAAGAAGGTATCCATAACTACtaatacaaacaagaaacaa GAGCCTAAAAAGATCGTCAAGTATGACATTCAGAAGACCGAAGGAAAGGCCATCATCAACCTGCCTCCAccggagaagaagaagaagaagcaggaAACTAAATACGAGTATATCGTCGAGCAGCACACCAAGGAAGTCCACTACGGCATCGAGAAGATATCCGGAAAGTCCATCATCAACCTGGATGCCCTGAAGCCCAAGAAGAAG AAACCCGACAGATCCGACCCAGATGATGACATCGACGAAAAACGACGACAGCTTCGTAAGAATCTGGAACAACCCCAAGTCTCGCGCCAGGTCGTGAACGTGCCGGATGATAAAGACCTTAACAAGGACAACCTGGAACCAACGTTCACAGCTTTCTTCCGGCACCTTGGGGAGGGAGAACCCATCACTCCcattgaagaagaaaatgagaTAGCTGAAGCTCCCGAG ACTGAGCTTGAGCCGATGGAGAAGGAGGAGCCAGAAGACAAGGTCAAGGAAAGAGTGGAGAAGGAGCACGTGGATCCGGTCAATGAAGAGTTCTTCAAGACGATGAACGAAGTCTT TTTGAAGAGCATTGAGATGCCTACCATAAAAAGGACCATGGTCCCAATTGTGCCCACTGTTGAG GATGAGGCAGTAGAAGAGGACATTGCCGTTGACGACGTCACGCTCAATTTTTGTGCCTTCTTCCGGAAATATGGCGACCTTGAACCAGCCGAGGTTCCTGAAGTGGAACTGGACGAGAAAGAACCAACAGAGATGCCGGAACTTGACGTTCCTGAGCTGGTCGTTGAAGACGAAATCATTCCAGAAAAG GTTGTGAACGAGAAGAAGATCGAGCCAGAAATCGTCTACCCTGTCTATGACGAGTTCTTCAGGAGTTATCCGGAGATGATACCTCCGAAGGAAGAGCCCGAAGAGAAAGTAGGGGCACCTGAAGAGACAGAAGGAGTGGCTGAAGAGAAAGAAGAACCG AAGCCACAGCTTCTACTGCGGCGCAAACAGGAAGAACCAGAG CATGTTCAGACACGCCGTATCTACGCAACTCCAGCGCCTGGTGCAGATGGCGAGGAAGCCTCTCCAGCTCCAGAAGGATTG TCTTCCAGCTCCAACATCACCGTGACGACGATGAAAAGTGTTCACACCAACAGTCTCCAAGGG CTGGACCCCCGACAGCGCAGGGTTGTTGTCCCCAACCCACCGGAGGACGACCCCCTCACCGACGCGAAGCTCCGTCTGGTGAAGGAAACACGGGAGTTTCACAGGTCTGCTACCAAGGTCGTCATTATAACCAAGACGTCAACAAGCAAAGTCACCATTGTCTCAGCGTCGGAGAAGATATCAGAGAAAATCGTCAGCAAGCTGATCTCAGCTGAG CACTTCAGCAAGGCCGAAACCTTAGCTGAGTCTAAAGAGAAGGTAGAAGTGGCCGGGATAGAGATCAAGTCACTGGCTAAGGAGGTTTCCGCCCGTGCCAAGGGTGTTAACAACGAGGTGTCGGAGCTGGTGGTCGGCTACAGCGAGGAGCTGGAGGAGATGTTGGAGGTCGCCATCGAGTTCTGTGAGATGTGTACG gaCAAAGAGCAGATGGAATACGTACTGAAGCTGGTGAAAGAAGTGTGCATTGCCGCCTCAACACTGTTGAACAACGCTCGTAAGCTCATCGAGGAACCAGACAAACCAAGGCATAAGATCGACCTGGCAATGTCAGCTAA GGGCGTTACCAACAACATCAATGACTTCCTGGATGCTGTACTCAACTGGCCGATAGATAAAAAGTACGACGGCTTTGACGCCCAAGCACGAACAGAT CTGCCACAAGGTATTGGCAGGCCG GACTTGATGGATACCCTCGGGCTGAAAGACAAAGACAGAAACAACGACACAAATCTGCAGAGGCAGCTGCGTGACAAGGCCGAAGATCTAGAGAACTACTGGAAAGACGGCGACCCCAACTACAAGGGCTACCAGTATCCAACATACAAGGACGAAATCTATGGAGGAGGCTCGGGCAACAGCGGGGGAAACGGTTCCAACAACAAGGACGGAATCTATGGAGGAGGCTCGGGGAACAGCGAGAAAAACGATTCCACCAACAAGGACGGAATCTATGGAGGAGGTTCGGGGAACAGCGGGAAAAACGCGTACGATTCCAACAATAAGCCTAGGGGCACCGTGATCTAA
- the LOC118421697 gene encoding titin-like isoform X3, with amino-acid sequence MWSTRVSATYQTEPHEMDSLVSGAKFFKVKEAKGMKMKSVLLGISKTDIIKMDKKTNEILETWPLEDVKRWAGSSKSFALDFGDEKYTVRTPEGDGERMSRLVSKNKPATLPRAMSPPDPNSPMWKSSTLPPSNGSSPGWNTPLPTPMVPKNLIIDRSPRMVVEPSTVPAPATATIIEKKPEPTRKRPARDPSPEPDKQSSTESIDVYSPPKYETVQYETITHETVLNHEPPVKKVSITTNTNKKQEPKKIVKYDIQKTEGKAIINLPPPEKKKKKQETKYEYIVEQHTKEVHYGIEKISGKSIINLDALKPKKKAKRPKKKPDRSDPDDDIDEKRRQLRKNLEQPQVSRQVVNVPDDKDLNKDNLEPTFTAFFRHLGEGEPITPIEEENEIAEAPETELEPMEKEEPEDKVKERVEKEHVDPVNEEFFKTMNEVFLKSIEMPTIKRTMVPIVPTVEDEAVEEDIAVDDVTLNFCAFFRKYGDLEPAEVPEVELDEKEPTEMPELDVPELVVEDEIIPEKVVNEKKIEPEIVYPVYDEFFRSYPEMIPPKEEPEEKVGAPEETEGVAEEKEEPKPQLLLRRKQEEPEHVQTRRIYATPAPGADGEEASPAPEGLSSSSNITVTTMKSVHTNSLQGLDPRQRRVVVPNPPEDDPLTDAKLRLVKETREFHRSATKVVIITKTSTSKVTIVSASEKISEKIVSKLISAEHFSKAETLAESKEKVEVAGIEIKSLAKEVSARAKGVNNEVSELVVGYSEELEEMLEVAIEFCEMCTDKEQMEYVLKLVKEVCIAASTLLNNARKLIEEPDKPRHKIDLAMSAKGVTNNINDFLDAVLNWPIDKKYDGFDAQARTDDLMDTLGLKDKDRNNDTNLQRQLRDKAEDLENYWKDGDPNYKGYQYPTYKDEIYGGGSGNSGGNGSNNKDGIYGGGSGNSEKNDSTNKDGIYGGGSGNSGKNAYDSNNKPRGTVI; translated from the exons ATGTGGAGCACAAGGGTTAGTGCGACTTATCAAACAGAACCACACGAAATG GATTCGCTGGTCAGTGGGGCCAAGTTCTTCAAGGTCAAG GAGGCGAAGgggatgaagatgaagagcgtgCTCCTGGGCATCAGTAAGACTGACATCATCAAGATGGACAAGAAGACCAATGAGATCCTAGAAACCTGGCCACTGGAGGACGTCAAGAGGTGGGCGGGGTCGTCCAAGAGCTTCGCCCTG GATTTTGGCGATGAGAAGTACACTGTGCGTACTCCAGAGGGTGATGGTGAGCGCATGTCCAGACTGGTGTCCAAGAACAAGCCGGCCACTCTCCCTAGGGCT ATGTCACCTCCCGACCCGAACAGCCCTATGTGGAAGTCCAGCACCTTACCGCCGTCGAACGGCAGCAGCCCCGGGTGGAACACCCCACTACCGACCCCCATGGTGCCGAAAAACCTGATCATCGACAGGTCACCAAGGATGGTCGTGGAACCCTCTACTGTCCCCGCTCCTGCTAC GGCCACCATCATCGAGAAGAAACCTGAACCGACGCGCAAGAGGCCGGCCCGTGATCCTTCACCGGAACCTG ATAAGCAGTCTTCTACGGAAAGCATTGACGTG tatTCGCCACCTAAGTATGAAACCGTGCAGTATGAAACCATAACGCATGAAACAGTGCTGAACCATGAGCCTCCCGTGAAGAAGGTATCCATAACTACtaatacaaacaagaaacaa GAGCCTAAAAAGATCGTCAAGTATGACATTCAGAAGACCGAAGGAAAGGCCATCATCAACCTGCCTCCAccggagaagaagaagaagaagcaggaAACTAAATACGAGTATATCGTCGAGCAGCACACCAAGGAAGTCCACTACGGCATCGAGAAGATATCCGGAAAGTCCATCATCAACCTGGATGCCCTGAAGCCCAAGAAGAAG GCGAAGAGGCCAAAGAAG AAACCCGACAGATCCGACCCAGATGATGACATCGACGAAAAACGACGACAGCTTCGTAAGAATCTGGAACAACCCCAAGTCTCGCGCCAGGTCGTGAACGTGCCGGATGATAAAGACCTTAACAAGGACAACCTGGAACCAACGTTCACAGCTTTCTTCCGGCACCTTGGGGAGGGAGAACCCATCACTCCcattgaagaagaaaatgagaTAGCTGAAGCTCCCGAG ACTGAGCTTGAGCCGATGGAGAAGGAGGAGCCAGAAGACAAGGTCAAGGAAAGAGTGGAGAAGGAGCACGTGGATCCGGTCAATGAAGAGTTCTTCAAGACGATGAACGAAGTCTT TTTGAAGAGCATTGAGATGCCTACCATAAAAAGGACCATGGTCCCAATTGTGCCCACTGTTGAG GATGAGGCAGTAGAAGAGGACATTGCCGTTGACGACGTCACGCTCAATTTTTGTGCCTTCTTCCGGAAATATGGCGACCTTGAACCAGCCGAGGTTCCTGAAGTGGAACTGGACGAGAAAGAACCAACAGAGATGCCGGAACTTGACGTTCCTGAGCTGGTCGTTGAAGACGAAATCATTCCAGAAAAG GTTGTGAACGAGAAGAAGATCGAGCCAGAAATCGTCTACCCTGTCTATGACGAGTTCTTCAGGAGTTATCCGGAGATGATACCTCCGAAGGAAGAGCCCGAAGAGAAAGTAGGGGCACCTGAAGAGACAGAAGGAGTGGCTGAAGAGAAAGAAGAACCG AAGCCACAGCTTCTACTGCGGCGCAAACAGGAAGAACCAGAG CATGTTCAGACACGCCGTATCTACGCAACTCCAGCGCCTGGTGCAGATGGCGAGGAAGCCTCTCCAGCTCCAGAAGGATTG TCTTCCAGCTCCAACATCACCGTGACGACGATGAAAAGTGTTCACACCAACAGTCTCCAAGGG CTGGACCCCCGACAGCGCAGGGTTGTTGTCCCCAACCCACCGGAGGACGACCCCCTCACCGACGCGAAGCTCCGTCTGGTGAAGGAAACACGGGAGTTTCACAGGTCTGCTACCAAGGTCGTCATTATAACCAAGACGTCAACAAGCAAAGTCACCATTGTCTCAGCGTCGGAGAAGATATCAGAGAAAATCGTCAGCAAGCTGATCTCAGCTGAG CACTTCAGCAAGGCCGAAACCTTAGCTGAGTCTAAAGAGAAGGTAGAAGTGGCCGGGATAGAGATCAAGTCACTGGCTAAGGAGGTTTCCGCCCGTGCCAAGGGTGTTAACAACGAGGTGTCGGAGCTGGTGGTCGGCTACAGCGAGGAGCTGGAGGAGATGTTGGAGGTCGCCATCGAGTTCTGTGAGATGTGTACG gaCAAAGAGCAGATGGAATACGTACTGAAGCTGGTGAAAGAAGTGTGCATTGCCGCCTCAACACTGTTGAACAACGCTCGTAAGCTCATCGAGGAACCAGACAAACCAAGGCATAAGATCGACCTGGCAATGTCAGCTAA GGGCGTTACCAACAACATCAATGACTTCCTGGATGCTGTACTCAACTGGCCGATAGATAAAAAGTACGACGGCTTTGACGCCCAAGCACGAACAGAT GACTTGATGGATACCCTCGGGCTGAAAGACAAAGACAGAAACAACGACACAAATCTGCAGAGGCAGCTGCGTGACAAGGCCGAAGATCTAGAGAACTACTGGAAAGACGGCGACCCCAACTACAAGGGCTACCAGTATCCAACATACAAGGACGAAATCTATGGAGGAGGCTCGGGCAACAGCGGGGGAAACGGTTCCAACAACAAGGACGGAATCTATGGAGGAGGCTCGGGGAACAGCGAGAAAAACGATTCCACCAACAAGGACGGAATCTATGGAGGAGGTTCGGGGAACAGCGGGAAAAACGCGTACGATTCCAACAATAAGCCTAGGGGCACCGTGATCTAA
- the LOC118421697 gene encoding titin-like isoform X4 translates to MWSTRVSATYQTEPHEMDSLVSGAKFFKVKEAKGMKMKSVLLGISKTDIIKMDKKTNEILETWPLEDVKRWAGSSKSFALDFGDEKYTVRTPEGDGERMSRLVSKNKPATLPRAMSPPDPNSPMWKSSTLPPSNGSSPGWNTPLPTPMVPKNLIIDRSPRMVVEPSTVPAPATATIIEKKPEPTRKRPARDPSPEPDKQSSTESIDVYSPPKYETVQYETITHETVLNHEPPVKKEPKKIVKYDIQKTEGKAIINLPPPEKKKKKQETKYEYIVEQHTKEVHYGIEKISGKSIINLDALKPKKKAKRPKKKPDRSDPDDDIDEKRRQLRKNLEQPQVSRQVVNVPDDKDLNKDNLEPTFTAFFRHLGEGEPITPIEEENEIAEAPETELEPMEKEEPEDKVKERVEKEHVDPVNEEFFKTMNEVFLKSIEMPTIKRTMVPIVPTVEDEAVEEDIAVDDVTLNFCAFFRKYGDLEPAEVPEVELDEKEPTEMPELDVPELVVEDEIIPEKVVNEKKIEPEIVYPVYDEFFRSYPEMIPPKEEPEEKVGAPEETEGVAEEKEEPKPQLLLRRKQEEPEHVQTRRIYATPAPGADGEEASPAPEGLSSSSNITVTTMKSVHTNSLQGLDPRQRRVVVPNPPEDDPLTDAKLRLVKETREFHRSATKVVIITKTSTSKVTIVSASEKISEKIVSKLISAEHFSKAETLAESKEKVEVAGIEIKSLAKEVSARAKGVNNEVSELVVGYSEELEEMLEVAIEFCEMCTDKEQMEYVLKLVKEVCIAASTLLNNARKLIEEPDKPRHKIDLAMSAKGVTNNINDFLDAVLNWPIDKKYDGFDAQARTDLPQGIGRPDLMDTLGLKDKDRNNDTNLQRQLRDKAEDLENYWKDGDPNYKGYQYPTYKDEIYGGGSGNSGGNGSNNKDGIYGGGSGNSEKNDSTNKDGIYGGGSGNSGKNAYDSNNKPRGTVI, encoded by the exons ATGTGGAGCACAAGGGTTAGTGCGACTTATCAAACAGAACCACACGAAATG GATTCGCTGGTCAGTGGGGCCAAGTTCTTCAAGGTCAAG GAGGCGAAGgggatgaagatgaagagcgtgCTCCTGGGCATCAGTAAGACTGACATCATCAAGATGGACAAGAAGACCAATGAGATCCTAGAAACCTGGCCACTGGAGGACGTCAAGAGGTGGGCGGGGTCGTCCAAGAGCTTCGCCCTG GATTTTGGCGATGAGAAGTACACTGTGCGTACTCCAGAGGGTGATGGTGAGCGCATGTCCAGACTGGTGTCCAAGAACAAGCCGGCCACTCTCCCTAGGGCT ATGTCACCTCCCGACCCGAACAGCCCTATGTGGAAGTCCAGCACCTTACCGCCGTCGAACGGCAGCAGCCCCGGGTGGAACACCCCACTACCGACCCCCATGGTGCCGAAAAACCTGATCATCGACAGGTCACCAAGGATGGTCGTGGAACCCTCTACTGTCCCCGCTCCTGCTAC GGCCACCATCATCGAGAAGAAACCTGAACCGACGCGCAAGAGGCCGGCCCGTGATCCTTCACCGGAACCTG ATAAGCAGTCTTCTACGGAAAGCATTGACGTG tatTCGCCACCTAAGTATGAAACCGTGCAGTATGAAACCATAACGCATGAAACAGTGCTGAACCATGAGCCTCCCGTGAAGAAG GAGCCTAAAAAGATCGTCAAGTATGACATTCAGAAGACCGAAGGAAAGGCCATCATCAACCTGCCTCCAccggagaagaagaagaagaagcaggaAACTAAATACGAGTATATCGTCGAGCAGCACACCAAGGAAGTCCACTACGGCATCGAGAAGATATCCGGAAAGTCCATCATCAACCTGGATGCCCTGAAGCCCAAGAAGAAG GCGAAGAGGCCAAAGAAG AAACCCGACAGATCCGACCCAGATGATGACATCGACGAAAAACGACGACAGCTTCGTAAGAATCTGGAACAACCCCAAGTCTCGCGCCAGGTCGTGAACGTGCCGGATGATAAAGACCTTAACAAGGACAACCTGGAACCAACGTTCACAGCTTTCTTCCGGCACCTTGGGGAGGGAGAACCCATCACTCCcattgaagaagaaaatgagaTAGCTGAAGCTCCCGAG ACTGAGCTTGAGCCGATGGAGAAGGAGGAGCCAGAAGACAAGGTCAAGGAAAGAGTGGAGAAGGAGCACGTGGATCCGGTCAATGAAGAGTTCTTCAAGACGATGAACGAAGTCTT TTTGAAGAGCATTGAGATGCCTACCATAAAAAGGACCATGGTCCCAATTGTGCCCACTGTTGAG GATGAGGCAGTAGAAGAGGACATTGCCGTTGACGACGTCACGCTCAATTTTTGTGCCTTCTTCCGGAAATATGGCGACCTTGAACCAGCCGAGGTTCCTGAAGTGGAACTGGACGAGAAAGAACCAACAGAGATGCCGGAACTTGACGTTCCTGAGCTGGTCGTTGAAGACGAAATCATTCCAGAAAAG GTTGTGAACGAGAAGAAGATCGAGCCAGAAATCGTCTACCCTGTCTATGACGAGTTCTTCAGGAGTTATCCGGAGATGATACCTCCGAAGGAAGAGCCCGAAGAGAAAGTAGGGGCACCTGAAGAGACAGAAGGAGTGGCTGAAGAGAAAGAAGAACCG AAGCCACAGCTTCTACTGCGGCGCAAACAGGAAGAACCAGAG CATGTTCAGACACGCCGTATCTACGCAACTCCAGCGCCTGGTGCAGATGGCGAGGAAGCCTCTCCAGCTCCAGAAGGATTG TCTTCCAGCTCCAACATCACCGTGACGACGATGAAAAGTGTTCACACCAACAGTCTCCAAGGG CTGGACCCCCGACAGCGCAGGGTTGTTGTCCCCAACCCACCGGAGGACGACCCCCTCACCGACGCGAAGCTCCGTCTGGTGAAGGAAACACGGGAGTTTCACAGGTCTGCTACCAAGGTCGTCATTATAACCAAGACGTCAACAAGCAAAGTCACCATTGTCTCAGCGTCGGAGAAGATATCAGAGAAAATCGTCAGCAAGCTGATCTCAGCTGAG CACTTCAGCAAGGCCGAAACCTTAGCTGAGTCTAAAGAGAAGGTAGAAGTGGCCGGGATAGAGATCAAGTCACTGGCTAAGGAGGTTTCCGCCCGTGCCAAGGGTGTTAACAACGAGGTGTCGGAGCTGGTGGTCGGCTACAGCGAGGAGCTGGAGGAGATGTTGGAGGTCGCCATCGAGTTCTGTGAGATGTGTACG gaCAAAGAGCAGATGGAATACGTACTGAAGCTGGTGAAAGAAGTGTGCATTGCCGCCTCAACACTGTTGAACAACGCTCGTAAGCTCATCGAGGAACCAGACAAACCAAGGCATAAGATCGACCTGGCAATGTCAGCTAA GGGCGTTACCAACAACATCAATGACTTCCTGGATGCTGTACTCAACTGGCCGATAGATAAAAAGTACGACGGCTTTGACGCCCAAGCACGAACAGAT CTGCCACAAGGTATTGGCAGGCCG GACTTGATGGATACCCTCGGGCTGAAAGACAAAGACAGAAACAACGACACAAATCTGCAGAGGCAGCTGCGTGACAAGGCCGAAGATCTAGAGAACTACTGGAAAGACGGCGACCCCAACTACAAGGGCTACCAGTATCCAACATACAAGGACGAAATCTATGGAGGAGGCTCGGGCAACAGCGGGGGAAACGGTTCCAACAACAAGGACGGAATCTATGGAGGAGGCTCGGGGAACAGCGAGAAAAACGATTCCACCAACAAGGACGGAATCTATGGAGGAGGTTCGGGGAACAGCGGGAAAAACGCGTACGATTCCAACAATAAGCCTAGGGGCACCGTGATCTAA